One Yoonia sp. BS5-3 genomic window carries:
- a CDS encoding sulfotransferase domain-containing protein, with protein sequence MMTSRQHYLGPLTDSSRWDQITIRPDDVFVVTPPKCGTTWMQTIVALLLSGDPDIAPDISTNMPWVDIKHRDITELAGRLAAMSERRSMKSHTPLDGLPIDEQAHYICVFRHPLDAHFSFRRHVANIQMPLFKNWYPADETGTAAFHHFLNGQAAGDDCDALPLAHLLRHYKAAKARDARPNVTLIHYADMKRDLPGVFSKLAGLLDVSHDTDTMAALVQAAGFDHMKQHAARYAPAGGRGFFKSDSAFFHSGTHGTWRGKLSDQELTAYDHMMDAQLTASDRDWLENGSGTGIAP encoded by the coding sequence ATGATGACAAGCCGACAACACTATCTTGGCCCGCTGACCGATAGCAGCCGCTGGGACCAGATCACCATCCGGCCCGATGACGTGTTTGTCGTGACGCCGCCCAAATGCGGTACGACCTGGATGCAAACGATTGTGGCGCTATTGCTTTCGGGTGATCCGGATATTGCGCCCGATATTTCAACCAACATGCCTTGGGTCGATATCAAACACAGGGACATCACCGAACTGGCCGGGCGGCTTGCGGCCATGTCCGAGCGGCGCAGCATGAAAAGCCATACACCTTTGGACGGTTTGCCCATTGATGAACAGGCGCATTACATCTGCGTCTTTCGTCACCCGCTTGATGCGCATTTTTCCTTTCGGCGGCATGTGGCAAATATTCAGATGCCGTTATTTAAGAACTGGTACCCCGCAGATGAAACAGGCACCGCCGCATTTCATCATTTTCTCAATGGTCAGGCGGCGGGCGATGATTGCGACGCCCTGCCCCTGGCCCATCTGCTGCGGCACTACAAAGCGGCCAAGGCGCGGGATGCGCGGCCCAATGTCACGCTGATACATTATGCGGATATGAAACGGGATCTGCCGGGGGTTTTCAGCAAACTCGCGGGCCTGCTGGATGTTTCCCATGACACAGACACAATGGCTGCATTGGTGCAGGCCGCTGGCTTTGACCATATGAAACAGCACGCCGCGCGCTACGCGCCTGCGGGCGGGCGGGGCTTTTTCAAATCGGATTCGGCGTTCTTTCACAGTGGCACACACGGGACCTGGCGCGGCAAGCTGAGCGATCAAGAACTGACCGCATATGATCACATGATGGATGCGCAACTGACAGCCTCAGATCGGGATTGGCTGGAAAACGGGTCGGGGACAGGCATCGCGCCCTAG
- the ctaD gene encoding cytochrome c oxidase subunit I, translating into MADAAIHGDAHEDERGFFTRWFMSTNHKDIGILYLFTAGALGFISVAFTVYMRLELMNPGVQYMCLEGARMFADASSPCTPNGHLWNVLITYHGVLMMFFVVIPALFGGFGNYFMPLQIGAPDMAFPRLNNLSYWMFTAGAALGVASMLAPGGNGQLGSGVGWVLYPPLSTSEGGMSMDLAIFAVHLSGASSILGAINMITTFLNMRAPGMTLHKVPLFAWSIFVTAWLILLALPVLAGAITMLLMDRNFGFGFFQPEQGGDPILYQHILWFFGHPEVYIIIIPGFGIISHVIATFSRKPIFGYLPMVYAMVAIGVLGFVVWAHHMYTVGMSLTQQSYFMLATMVIAVPTGVKIFSWIATMWGGSVEFRAPMLWAFGFLFLFTVGGVTGIVLSQAGVDRVYHDTYYVVAHFHYVMSLGAVFAIFAGIYFYLPKMAGRMYPEWAAKLHFWAMFIGANLTFFPQHFLGRQGMPRRYIDYPEAFATWNYVSSWGAFLSFASFVFFIGVMVWTLTKGKRVTESNPWNEYADTLEWTLPSPPPEHTFEILPKQEDWDKQPAH; encoded by the coding sequence ATGGCCGACGCAGCCATCCACGGCGACGCACATGAGGACGAGCGGGGCTTTTTCACCCGCTGGTTTATGTCGACAAATCATAAGGATATCGGAATTTTGTACCTGTTCACCGCAGGTGCTCTTGGTTTCATTTCGGTCGCCTTCACTGTCTACATGCGGCTCGAACTGATGAACCCCGGCGTGCAGTATATGTGCCTCGAAGGCGCCCGCATGTTCGCGGACGCATCATCGCCCTGTACGCCAAACGGTCATTTGTGGAACGTGTTGATCACCTACCACGGCGTCTTGATGATGTTCTTCGTCGTGATCCCGGCCTTGTTCGGCGGTTTTGGTAACTATTTCATGCCCTTGCAGATCGGCGCGCCAGACATGGCGTTCCCACGTCTGAACAACTTGTCCTACTGGATGTTCACCGCCGGTGCTGCACTGGGCGTCGCGTCAATGTTGGCCCCCGGCGGCAACGGGCAGCTTGGCTCAGGCGTTGGCTGGGTGCTTTACCCACCACTTTCAACCAGCGAAGGTGGGATGTCGATGGATCTGGCAATCTTTGCGGTTCACCTATCGGGGGCCTCATCGATCCTCGGCGCGATCAATATGATTACGACCTTCCTGAACATGCGTGCGCCCGGCATGACCTTGCACAAGGTGCCGCTTTTCGCTTGGTCAATCTTCGTGACGGCGTGGCTGATCCTTCTGGCCCTGCCCGTGCTGGCCGGTGCGATCACCATGCTTTTGATGGACCGCAACTTTGGCTTCGGCTTTTTCCAGCCTGAGCAAGGCGGCGATCCGATCCTTTACCAGCACATCCTGTGGTTCTTTGGTCACCCCGAAGTGTACATCATCATCATCCCCGGCTTTGGGATCATCAGCCACGTGATCGCCACGTTCAGCCGTAAGCCGATCTTTGGCTATCTGCCAATGGTCTATGCGATGGTTGCCATCGGGGTGTTGGGCTTCGTCGTCTGGGCGCACCACATGTACACCGTGGGCATGTCGCTGACACAGCAGTCTTACTTCATGCTGGCCACGATGGTGATCGCGGTACCAACAGGGGTGAAAATCTTCTCATGGATTGCCACGATGTGGGGCGGCTCGGTTGAGTTTCGGGCACCGATGCTTTGGGCCTTTGGCTTCTTGTTCCTGTTCACCGTGGGCGGTGTCACCGGTATCGTGCTGTCACAGGCAGGCGTCGACCGGGTCTATCACGACACCTATTACGTGGTTGCGCATTTCCACTATGTGATGTCGCTTGGGGCGGTCTTCGCGATTTTCGCAGGTATCTATTTCTACCTGCCAAAAATGGCTGGGCGGATGTATCCTGAATGGGCGGCCAAGCTGCATTTCTGGGCGATGTTCATCGGTGCGAACCTGACATTCTTCCCACAGCACTTCTTGGGCCGTCAGGGCATGCCGCGCCGCTACATCGACTATCCAGAGGCATTTGCGACCTGGAACTATGTCTCAAGCTGGGGTGCTTTCCTGTCCTTCGCGTCATTCGTGTTCTTCATCGGCGTGATGGTCTGGACCCTGACCAAAGGCAAACGTGTGACCGAAAGCAACCCGTGGAACGAGTATGCCGATACGCTTGAGTGGACGCTGCCCAGCCCACCGCCAGAGCATACATTTGAAATCCTGCCAAAGCAGGAAGATTGGGACAAGCAACCGGCTCACTAA
- a CDS encoding AAA family ATPase — translation MDFLEASLVDLAIDVSNNEAMWFGTTTDKLTFSTDDHPDFDAAAARRDMGVWRILLRQLGRVRQTNPVQAARAVIEAIATGMVFDFPVRMLIPAKRQLEAGADPFDDLSGKGLIKHLAEIQNPDHHERERKEVFDQINTFVQEVTGKPDALLEVPNHRQHLLVHMDDKVLPLASLGTGIHEVILIAAFCTIHQKKIMCIEEPEIHLHPVLQRKLIRYLQDKTENQYFIATHSSAFIDTPNASVFRVHNDGVQTYVTPAITKGAQRQICDDLGYRASDILQANAVIWVEGPSDRIYIRHWLEAVSPDLIEGVHYTIMFYGGGLIKHLSADDDAAADFIRLRDLNRHIAVVIDSDKEGPRAGLKPAAQRIKDEMTGDDSVVWITKGREIENYVKPDVLHEALAAIHTKVYGGMRDVGPYDHAFYFSRKGPKATTDPVYKDGDKVGAAERVCQQAADLDVLDLRERVTALAAMIAKANGLIEPD, via the coding sequence ATGGATTTTCTTGAAGCAAGCCTCGTCGATCTGGCAATAGACGTGTCAAATAATGAAGCAATGTGGTTCGGCACTACGACCGACAAACTTACATTTTCGACCGACGACCACCCCGATTTCGACGCCGCTGCCGCTCGGCGTGATATGGGCGTGTGGCGGATTTTGTTAAGGCAGCTTGGCAGGGTCCGACAAACCAATCCAGTACAGGCCGCTAGGGCTGTGATTGAAGCGATTGCTACAGGTATGGTTTTTGATTTTCCAGTCCGGATGCTCATCCCAGCGAAGCGACAGTTAGAGGCTGGGGCCGATCCTTTTGATGACTTATCTGGCAAAGGACTTATCAAACACCTCGCAGAAATCCAGAACCCCGATCATCACGAACGTGAACGCAAGGAAGTCTTCGATCAAATCAATACATTTGTTCAAGAGGTTACTGGTAAGCCAGACGCGCTATTGGAGGTTCCCAACCACCGTCAACATCTGTTGGTCCATATGGATGACAAGGTGCTGCCCCTGGCTTCGCTCGGGACGGGGATACATGAGGTGATCTTGATCGCGGCTTTCTGCACTATTCACCAGAAAAAGATCATGTGCATCGAGGAACCGGAGATCCACCTCCACCCTGTGCTGCAGCGTAAGTTGATCCGGTATCTGCAAGACAAGACCGAAAACCAGTACTTCATTGCCACGCACTCGTCTGCGTTTATCGATACGCCAAATGCCTCGGTGTTTCGTGTCCATAACGACGGCGTGCAGACCTATGTGACCCCGGCCATCACCAAAGGTGCGCAGCGGCAGATTTGTGATGATCTGGGCTATCGCGCCTCTGATATTTTGCAGGCCAATGCGGTGATCTGGGTCGAGGGGCCGTCGGATCGGATTTACATCCGCCATTGGTTAGAGGCCGTGAGCCCTGATCTGATCGAAGGTGTGCATTACACGATCATGTTTTATGGGGGTGGGCTGATCAAGCACCTCAGCGCTGATGATGACGCTGCGGCGGACTTTATTCGGTTGCGCGATCTTAACCGGCATATTGCCGTTGTGATCGACAGTGACAAAGAGGGGCCACGGGCAGGCCTGAAACCAGCGGCGCAACGGATCAAGGACGAGATGACTGGTGACGACAGCGTCGTTTGGATCACCAAGGGGCGCGAGATAGAGAACTATGTGAAGCCCGATGTTCTGCATGAGGCCTTGGCCGCTATTCATACTAAGGTCTATGGCGGGATGCGGGATGTCGGCCCCTATGACCACGCGTTCTACTTTTCCAGGAAGGGACCGAAAGCAACGACTGACCCGGTTTATAAGGATGGCGACAAAGTTGGCGCGGCAGAGCGGGTTTGTCAGCAGGCGGCTGACTTGGATGTGCTTGATTTGCGCGAACGGGTTACGGCATTGGCCGCTATGATCGCAAAGGCGAATGGGTTGATAGAGCCGGATTGA
- the lipB gene encoding lipoyl(octanoyl) transferase LipB — protein sequence MVEWIISDGLTEYDQALTFMENRVAGIIGGTADECIWLLEHPPLYTAGTSANAADLIDPNRFPVHEARRGGEYTYHGPGQRVAYVMLDVGKRGRDVRQFVKDLENWVIATLETFNVKGEIREGRVGVWVQRPEKPPQPDGSPAEDKIAALGIRLRKWVSFHGLSINVEPDLGHFDGIVPCGISDHGVTSLVDLGLPVTMEDVDVALRHTFETIM from the coding sequence ATGGTGGAATGGATCATCTCAGACGGGCTGACCGAATATGATCAGGCTCTGACCTTCATGGAAAACCGCGTGGCAGGCATCATTGGTGGCACCGCGGATGAGTGTATCTGGCTGCTCGAACATCCCCCCCTTTATACCGCTGGCACCTCGGCCAACGCGGCCGATCTGATCGACCCCAACCGCTTTCCCGTGCATGAGGCGCGGCGCGGCGGCGAATATACCTATCATGGCCCGGGGCAACGGGTGGCCTATGTCATGCTGGATGTGGGCAAACGCGGCCGCGATGTGCGGCAATTCGTCAAAGATCTCGAAAACTGGGTGATTGCCACGTTGGAGACATTCAACGTGAAAGGCGAAATCCGCGAGGGCCGCGTTGGCGTCTGGGTCCAGCGCCCGGAAAAGCCGCCCCAACCCGATGGAAGCCCCGCCGAAGACAAAATCGCCGCTCTGGGGATCCGTTTGCGCAAATGGGTGTCCTTCCACGGGCTATCGATCAACGTGGAACCGGACCTTGGCCATTTCGACGGCATCGTCCCCTGCGGGATCAGCGACCACGGGGTGACTTCGCTGGTGGATCTTGGGCTACCCGTGACGATGGAGGATGTGGACGTGGCGCTACGGCACACATTCGAAACCATAATGTAG
- the trpE gene encoding anthranilate synthase component I, translated as MALLPDYDRFAAGFEAGENQIVYTRLAADLDTPVSLMLKLSGAGKNAFMLESVTGGEVRGRYSIIGMNPDLIWECRGTTSRINRNARFDDAGFVDQDDDPLTALRALLAESKIDLPSDLPAASAGLFGYLGYDMIRLVEHLPDINPDPLNVPDAVMLRPSVVAVLDGVKGDVILVAPAYVNSGLSARAAYAQAAERVMDAQRALEGPMPSEARSFAEPAPIAPPVSNFAHDAYLAAVEKAKEYIRAGDIFQVVPSQRWTQDFPEPPFALYRSLRRTNPSPFMFYFNFGGFQVVGASPEILVRVFDKEVTIRPIAGTRPRGATAAEDAALEADLLADEKELAEHLMLLDLGRNDTGKVSKIGSVHPTEKFIVERYSHVMHIVSNVVGELADDQDALSAFFAGMPAGTVSGAPKVRAMEIIDELEPEKRGIYGGGCGYFSANGDMDMCIALRTAVLKDEKLYIQAGGGVVYDSDPEAEYQETVHKSKAIRKAAADARMFQQNGN; from the coding sequence ATGGCCCTCTTGCCTGATTACGACCGTTTCGCCGCTGGCTTTGAAGCGGGCGAAAACCAAATCGTCTATACCCGGCTTGCCGCCGATCTGGACACACCCGTTTCACTGATGCTCAAGCTCTCCGGGGCGGGCAAAAACGCTTTCATGCTGGAAAGCGTCACGGGCGGTGAAGTGCGGGGGCGGTATTCGATCATTGGGATGAACCCTGATCTGATCTGGGAATGCCGGGGAACGACATCGCGGATCAACCGCAATGCGCGGTTTGATGATGCTGGTTTTGTGGACCAAGATGATGATCCGCTGACAGCGCTGCGGGCGCTTCTGGCCGAATCAAAGATCGACCTGCCCTCCGACCTGCCTGCGGCATCCGCCGGGCTGTTCGGGTATCTGGGCTATGATATGATCCGGCTGGTTGAACATCTGCCCGATATCAATCCCGATCCGCTAAATGTCCCCGATGCGGTCATGCTGCGGCCTTCGGTTGTTGCGGTGCTCGACGGGGTCAAAGGCGACGTGATTCTGGTGGCACCGGCCTATGTGAACTCTGGCCTGTCCGCGCGGGCGGCCTATGCACAAGCGGCTGAGCGGGTGATGGACGCACAGCGCGCACTTGAAGGGCCAATGCCAAGTGAGGCGCGCAGCTTTGCGGAACCGGCTCCAATCGCACCGCCCGTGTCCAATTTCGCCCATGACGCCTATCTGGCAGCCGTCGAAAAGGCCAAGGAATATATCCGGGCGGGCGATATCTTTCAGGTCGTACCTTCACAGCGCTGGACACAGGATTTTCCTGAACCGCCCTTCGCGCTCTACCGGTCCTTGCGGCGGACCAACCCCTCGCCTTTCATGTTCTATTTTAATTTCGGCGGGTTCCAGGTGGTGGGCGCCAGCCCGGAAATTCTGGTGCGTGTTTTCGACAAAGAGGTGACGATCCGGCCCATCGCCGGAACGCGGCCACGCGGAGCAACAGCGGCAGAGGATGCAGCGCTAGAAGCCGATCTGCTCGCCGATGAAAAAGAACTGGCCGAACACCTGATGCTGCTCGATCTGGGACGGAACGACACCGGCAAGGTCAGCAAAATCGGCAGCGTGCATCCGACCGAAAAATTTATTGTCGAACGCTACAGCCATGTGATGCATATCGTTTCAAACGTGGTAGGCGAATTGGCCGATGATCAAGACGCGCTCAGCGCATTCTTTGCGGGGATGCCGGCCGGAACGGTCTCAGGCGCACCCAAAGTACGGGCCATGGAAATCATCGATGAGCTTGAGCCGGAAAAGCGCGGCATCTACGGCGGCGGCTGCGGATATTTCAGCGCGAATGGGGACATGGACATGTGCATCGCGCTGCGCACAGCGGTGCTGAAAGACGAAAAGCTCTATATCCAGGCGGGCGGCGGCGTGGTCTATGACAGCGACCCCGAGGCTGAATATCAAGAAACCGTGCATAAATCCAAAGCGATCCGCAAAGCGGCAGCAGATGCGCGCATGTTCCAACAAAACGGGAACTGA